The following coding sequences lie in one Mycobacterium sp. Z3061 genomic window:
- a CDS encoding acyl-CoA dehydrogenase family protein yields MFTLNDEERVITETAAAFADKRMAPYALEWDATKHFPTDVLREAAELGMAAIYCRDDVGGSGLRRLDGVRIFEQLAIADPVTAAFLSIHNMCAWMIDSFGTDEQRKAWVPRLASMDVIASYCLTEPGAGSDASALSTRAVKQGSDYVLDGVKQFISGAGASDVYVVMARTGNEGPRGISAFVVEKDTAGLSFGALEEKMGWHAQPTAQVILDGVRVPADAMLGGADGEGTGFGIAMNGLNGGRLNIAACSLGGAQSAFDKAGAYVRDRQAFGSALLDEPTIRFTLADMATGLETSRMMLWRAASALDANAADKVELCAMAKRYVTDTCFEVADKALQLHGGYGYLREYGLEKIVRDLRVHRILEGTNEIMRVVVGRAEAARIRASA; encoded by the coding sequence ATGTTTACCCTCAACGATGAAGAACGGGTGATCACCGAGACGGCGGCAGCCTTCGCCGACAAGCGGATGGCCCCCTACGCCCTGGAATGGGATGCCACCAAGCACTTCCCCACCGACGTGCTGCGCGAGGCCGCCGAACTCGGGATGGCGGCGATCTACTGCCGCGACGACGTCGGCGGCAGCGGACTGCGCCGCCTGGACGGCGTGCGCATCTTCGAACAGCTGGCCATCGCCGACCCGGTGACCGCGGCGTTCCTGTCCATCCACAACATGTGCGCCTGGATGATCGACAGCTTCGGCACCGACGAGCAGCGCAAGGCGTGGGTGCCGCGGCTGGCGTCGATGGACGTCATCGCCAGCTACTGCCTGACCGAGCCCGGCGCAGGCTCCGACGCGAGCGCGTTGAGCACGCGTGCGGTCAAGCAGGGTTCGGATTATGTGCTGGACGGCGTGAAGCAGTTCATCTCCGGTGCCGGGGCGTCCGACGTCTACGTGGTGATGGCCAGAACGGGCAATGAGGGACCGCGCGGCATCTCCGCCTTTGTCGTCGAAAAAGACACTGCGGGACTGAGTTTCGGTGCGCTCGAGGAGAAGATGGGTTGGCATGCCCAACCCACCGCCCAAGTGATTCTGGACGGCGTGCGGGTCCCAGCCGACGCCATGCTCGGCGGAGCCGACGGTGAGGGCACCGGTTTCGGGATCGCGATGAACGGCCTGAACGGCGGACGGCTCAACATCGCCGCCTGCTCGTTGGGCGGAGCGCAGTCCGCGTTCGACAAGGCGGGCGCCTACGTCCGTGACCGGCAGGCGTTCGGTTCCGCGCTGCTCGACGAGCCCACCATCCGGTTCACCCTGGCCGACATGGCCACCGGACTGGAGACGTCGCGAATGATGTTGTGGCGGGCTGCATCCGCGCTGGACGCCAACGCCGCCGACAAGGTCGAGCTGTGCGCGATGGCCAAGCGATACGTCACCGACACCTGCTTCGAGGTGGCCGACAAGGCGCTGCAGTTGCACGGCGGCTACGGGTACCTGCGCGAGTATGGTTTGGAAAAGATCGTCCGCGACCTGCGGGTGCATCGGATCCTGGAAGGAACCAACGAAATCATGCGGGTGGTCGTCGGCCGCGCCGAGGCCGCGCGCATTCGGGCCAGCGCCTAG
- a CDS encoding CoA-acylating methylmalonate-semialdehyde dehydrogenase, whose protein sequence is MTSQIPHFIDGQRTAGSSTRTADVLNPSTGEVQSTVPMANQADIDAAVASAVEAQQGWAAWNPQRRARVLMKFVELVNKNIDELAELLSLEHGKTLPDARGDIQRGIEVIEFCIGIPHLLKGDYTEGAGPGIDVYSLRQPLGVVAGITPFNFPAMIPLWKAGPALACGNAFVLKPSERDPSVPVRLAELFLEAGLPPGVFQVVHGDKEAVDAILQHPDIQAVGFVGSSDIAQYIYSHSAATGKRSQCFGGAKNHMIVMPDADLDQAVDALIGAGYGSAGERCMAISVAVPVGEQTADRLRARLIERINGLRVGHSLDPKADYGPLVTEAALTRVRDYIGQGVEAGAELVIDGRERASDDLTFGDANLEGGYFIGPTLFDHVTPEMSIYTDEIFGPVLCIVRAHDYEEALRLPSAHEYGNGVAVFTRDGDTARDFVSRVQVGMVGVNVPIPVPVAYHTFGGWKRSGFGDLNQHGPASIQFYTKVKTVTSRWPSGIKDGAEFVIPTMD, encoded by the coding sequence ATGACCTCGCAGATTCCCCACTTCATCGACGGGCAGCGCACCGCCGGCTCCTCCACCCGCACCGCCGACGTGCTCAATCCGAGTACCGGAGAAGTCCAGTCCACGGTCCCGATGGCCAACCAGGCCGACATCGACGCCGCGGTGGCCTCTGCCGTCGAGGCCCAACAAGGCTGGGCGGCATGGAATCCGCAGCGCCGTGCCCGGGTCCTGATGAAATTCGTCGAATTGGTCAACAAGAACATCGACGAGCTGGCCGAGCTGCTCTCCCTCGAACACGGCAAGACGCTGCCGGACGCCAGAGGCGACATTCAGCGCGGCATCGAGGTGATCGAGTTCTGCATCGGAATCCCGCACCTGCTCAAGGGTGACTACACCGAGGGCGCCGGTCCCGGCATCGACGTCTACTCGCTGCGCCAGCCGCTGGGCGTGGTCGCCGGCATCACCCCGTTCAACTTCCCGGCGATGATTCCGCTGTGGAAGGCCGGTCCGGCTCTGGCGTGTGGAAATGCGTTCGTGCTCAAGCCAAGTGAACGCGACCCCTCGGTTCCGGTCCGACTGGCCGAGCTGTTTCTGGAAGCGGGCCTCCCGCCCGGGGTCTTCCAGGTGGTGCACGGCGACAAGGAAGCCGTCGACGCGATCCTGCAGCACCCGGACATCCAGGCGGTGGGTTTCGTCGGCAGTTCCGACATCGCGCAGTACATCTACAGCCACTCAGCGGCCACCGGAAAGCGTTCGCAATGCTTCGGTGGCGCCAAGAATCACATGATCGTGATGCCCGACGCCGACCTCGACCAGGCCGTCGACGCGCTGATCGGCGCCGGCTACGGCAGCGCCGGTGAGCGCTGCATGGCGATCAGCGTCGCCGTCCCGGTCGGCGAACAGACCGCAGACCGGCTGCGCGCCAGGCTGATTGAGCGCATCAACGGCCTGCGCGTCGGACACAGCCTGGACCCCAAGGCCGACTACGGCCCGCTGGTCACCGAGGCCGCGCTGACCCGGGTGCGCGACTACATCGGCCAGGGCGTGGAGGCCGGCGCCGAACTGGTCATCGACGGACGCGAACGCGCCAGCGACGACCTGACTTTCGGGGACGCCAATCTCGAGGGCGGCTACTTCATCGGGCCCACCCTCTTCGACCACGTCACCCCGGAGATGTCGATCTACACCGACGAGATCTTCGGGCCGGTGCTGTGCATCGTGCGTGCCCACGACTACGAAGAGGCGCTCCGGTTGCCGTCCGCGCACGAGTACGGCAACGGCGTGGCGGTCTTCACCCGCGACGGCGACACCGCGCGCGACTTCGTCTCGCGGGTGCAGGTGGGCATGGTCGGCGTCAACGTCCCGATTCCGGTTCCGGTGGCCTACCACACCTTCGGTGGCTGGAAGCGGTCCGGCTTCGGCGACCTCAACCAGCACGGTCCGGCGTCGATCCAGTTCTACACCAAGGTCAAGACCGTCACCTCCCGCTGGCCGTCCGGCATCAAGGACGGTGCCGAATTCGTCATCCCCACAATGGATTAA
- a CDS encoding RNA polymerase sigma factor: MKGSARHRSQETVSDQPRPLRAVPDDGYANWEAVYQDNATWVYRTLFARVGNRADAEDLTTEVFLAALRPLRLTASVAEVRAYLRATARTVLAAHWRETLGREITSIDDIEQPPQSEEAVNNAPQRVARVLDQLPENYRRILQLRFLGGNSIKESAALLGVSVANAKVLQHRALRLAAQMNEGSE, from the coding sequence GTGAAGGGATCGGCGCGACACAGGAGTCAGGAAACGGTTAGCGATCAACCACGGCCTTTGCGTGCGGTGCCCGATGACGGTTACGCCAACTGGGAGGCCGTCTATCAGGACAACGCCACCTGGGTATATCGCACGCTGTTCGCACGGGTAGGCAATCGGGCGGATGCCGAAGACCTGACCACGGAAGTCTTCCTGGCAGCCTTGCGGCCGCTGCGGTTGACCGCCAGTGTGGCCGAGGTGCGGGCCTATCTGCGGGCCACCGCGCGAACCGTGCTGGCTGCGCACTGGCGCGAGACCCTGGGCCGCGAAATCACCTCGATCGACGACATCGAGCAGCCACCTCAAAGTGAGGAAGCGGTCAACAACGCACCGCAGCGCGTCGCCCGCGTACTGGACCAACTGCCGGAGAATTATCGTCGAATTCTGCAGCTGAGATTTCTGGGAGGTAATTCAATCAAGGAGTCCGCGGCCCTGCTCGGGGTGAGCGTCGCCAATGCCAAGGTGCTCCAACATCGTGCGCTGCGGCTCGCCGCACAGATGAACGAGGGGAGCGAGTGA
- a CDS encoding Rieske 2Fe-2S domain-containing protein — MNVRALRRYLDDLLGGRRPRPFQPDDFEAAQIRTAIELRAAQPGGDAPRPEFLAELHRRLAEQQSESVAPQPFKAGATRRQVVVGTSAAAAAAVAAVSVDRLVIGDRGPATPPGGGELTPNAGRWVPVAASSEVPDRMMRPFDLGVVNGFVRRVDGKPEAVSGVCTHQGCRLWFDAPDDRLRCPCHSASFSPAGEVLTHQNPVAPSPLPKFLVREVDGEIEVFAPAPPDKPSV, encoded by the coding sequence ATGAACGTCCGTGCTCTGCGCCGATACCTCGACGACTTGCTCGGCGGCCGCCGTCCGCGGCCGTTCCAGCCCGACGACTTCGAGGCCGCACAGATCCGCACCGCGATAGAGCTGCGGGCCGCGCAACCCGGGGGAGACGCACCGAGGCCGGAATTTCTTGCGGAGCTGCACCGGCGCCTCGCCGAGCAGCAATCCGAATCGGTTGCGCCTCAACCGTTTAAGGCTGGGGCCACGCGCAGGCAGGTGGTGGTCGGGACGTCGGCCGCCGCTGCCGCCGCGGTGGCCGCAGTCTCCGTCGACCGGCTCGTCATCGGCGACCGCGGTCCGGCAACGCCGCCGGGAGGTGGGGAACTCACGCCCAACGCCGGGCGCTGGGTGCCGGTCGCGGCCAGCTCCGAGGTGCCCGATCGGATGATGCGGCCCTTCGACCTCGGCGTGGTCAACGGATTCGTTCGACGGGTGGACGGCAAGCCCGAGGCGGTATCGGGTGTGTGCACCCACCAGGGCTGCCGGCTGTGGTTCGATGCGCCCGACGACCGGCTGCGCTGCCCGTGCCACTCGGCGTCGTTTTCGCCGGCCGGCGAGGTGTTGACACACCAAAACCCGGTTGCACCAAGCCCTTTGCCGAAATTCCTGGTTCGCGAGGTGGACGGGGAGATCGAGGTGTTCGCCCCGGCGCCCCCGGACAAACCGTCCGTGTAA
- a CDS encoding DUF222 domain-containing protein, whose amino-acid sequence MRLSQVDSGATEAELVARITELEQVKSAAAAGQARAAAALDAARRAAESAAGVPAGKRGRGVASEVALARRDSPARGGRHLGFATALVHEMPHTLAALEHGALSEWRATLIVRESACLDVEDRRTLDRELCAAMDTLVGLGDKRITAAVQKIAYRLNAQAVVDRAAKAPADRTVTIRPAPDTMTWVSILLPVAQGVGVYAALRRAADSTVDGRSRGQVMADTAFERITANPATTPASLALNVVISDRALLGHTDDAATLEGYGPIPAEVARRWLNAALAEKNSLATLRRLYASPTTGALVAMESRARTFPRGLAEFINLRDQTCRTPYCDAPIRHRDHITPAQHGGPTTATNGEGLCERCNYVKESPGWRVTAHDENGVHTTEYITPTDARYRSVAPPIYAITHISEMEDALGITVIDFHAA is encoded by the coding sequence ATGCGGTTGTCGCAGGTGGATTCGGGTGCCACCGAAGCCGAACTGGTCGCGCGCATCACCGAGTTGGAGCAGGTGAAATCCGCAGCGGCTGCGGGGCAGGCGCGGGCGGCGGCCGCCCTGGATGCCGCCCGGCGTGCCGCGGAATCGGCCGCGGGAGTGCCGGCGGGCAAGCGGGGCCGCGGGGTGGCCAGCGAGGTCGCCCTGGCCCGCCGCGACTCCCCGGCCCGCGGGGGCCGGCATCTGGGGTTCGCCACAGCGCTGGTGCACGAGATGCCCCACACCCTGGCCGCGTTGGAACACGGCGCGCTCAGCGAATGGCGCGCCACCCTGATCGTGCGGGAATCGGCCTGCCTGGACGTCGAGGACCGCCGCACGCTGGACCGCGAACTGTGCGCCGCGATGGACACGCTGGTGGGCCTGGGTGACAAGCGGATCACCGCCGCCGTCCAGAAGATCGCCTACCGCCTGAACGCGCAAGCCGTCGTCGACCGGGCCGCCAAAGCCCCCGCCGACCGCACCGTCACCATCCGCCCGGCTCCGGACACCATGACCTGGGTCAGCATCCTGCTGCCCGTCGCCCAGGGCGTCGGGGTCTACGCCGCGCTACGCCGCGCCGCCGACAGCACCGTCGACGGACGCTCCCGCGGACAAGTCATGGCCGACACCGCCTTCGAACGCATCACCGCCAACCCCGCCACCACACCGGCCTCCCTCGCCCTGAATGTGGTCATCTCCGACCGGGCCCTGCTCGGCCACACCGACGACGCCGCGACCCTCGAGGGCTACGGGCCCATCCCCGCCGAGGTGGCCCGCCGATGGCTCAACGCCGCGCTGGCCGAGAAGAACTCCCTGGCCACCCTGCGCCGCCTCTACGCCAGCCCCACCACCGGCGCCCTGGTCGCCATGGAATCACGCGCCCGCACCTTCCCCCGCGGGCTGGCCGAGTTCATCAACCTGCGCGACCAAACCTGCCGCACCCCCTACTGCGACGCCCCCATCCGCCACCGCGACCACATCACCCCCGCCCAACACGGCGGGCCCACCACCGCCACCAACGGCGAAGGCCTGTGCGAACGCTGCAACTACGTCAAAGAATCACCCGGCTGGCGCGTCACCGCGCACGACGAAAACGGTGTGCACACCACCGAATACATCACCCCCACCGACGCCCGTTACCGATCCGTCGCACCACCGATCTACGCCATCACCCATATCAGCGAGATGGAAGACGCCCTGGGCATCACCGTCATCGACTTCCATGCCGCCTAG
- a CDS encoding lipoprotein LpqH: MIGGQPQPVSGAVVCETNQGKFSIAIGDMMTGVIVGLEQDASTVRSAGLGTVDGVVLSFTEGAPGNSAKATKNGNAYQITGTATGVDNAGQQVSKTFEVDATCP, translated from the coding sequence ATCATCGGCGGCCAGCCGCAGCCGGTCAGCGGAGCGGTCGTGTGCGAGACCAACCAGGGCAAGTTCTCCATCGCCATCGGTGACATGATGACCGGCGTGATCGTCGGCCTGGAGCAGGACGCCTCCACGGTCCGCAGCGCCGGCCTGGGCACCGTCGACGGCGTGGTCCTCAGCTTCACCGAAGGCGCTCCCGGCAACAGCGCCAAGGCGACGAAGAACGGTAACGCCTACCAGATCACCGGCACCGCAACGGGTGTCGACAATGCGGGGCAGCAGGTCAGCAAGACCTTCGAGGTCGATGCCACCTGCCCCTAG
- the rfbC gene encoding dTDP-4-dehydrorhamnose 3,5-epimerase → MKVRELDIPGAWEITPTIHGDSRGVFFEWLTDKGFSAFAGHRLDVRQANCSTSSAGVLRGLHFAQLPPSQAKYVTCVRGAVFDVVVDIREGSPTFGKWDSVLLDDQDRRSVYISEGLAHGFLALQDNSTVMYLCSAEYNPEREHTICATDPAIGVDWPLVDGAAPSLSDRDAAAPSFADVRASGLLPTWQQAQDFVADLRAH, encoded by the coding sequence ATGAAAGTTCGTGAACTCGACATCCCGGGCGCCTGGGAGATCACCCCTACCATCCACGGCGACTCCCGTGGCGTGTTCTTCGAATGGCTCACCGACAAAGGTTTCAGCGCGTTCGCCGGACACCGGTTGGATGTCCGCCAGGCCAATTGCTCGACGTCCTCGGCCGGTGTGTTGCGCGGCTTGCATTTCGCACAGCTGCCGCCGAGCCAGGCCAAGTACGTGACTTGCGTGCGGGGTGCGGTGTTCGACGTGGTCGTCGACATCCGGGAGGGCTCACCCACGTTCGGCAAGTGGGACTCGGTGCTACTCGACGACCAGGACCGCAGAAGCGTCTACATCTCCGAGGGCCTGGCCCACGGTTTCCTTGCACTGCAGGACAATTCGACCGTGATGTACCTGTGCTCGGCCGAGTACAACCCGGAACGCGAGCACACCATCTGCGCCACTGACCCAGCCATCGGCGTGGACTGGCCACTGGTCGACGGCGCCGCGCCGAGCCTGTCCGATCGCGACGCCGCGGCGCCCAGCTTCGCCGACGTTCGGGCCTCCGGCCTGCTTCCCACCTGGCAACAGGCTCAAGATTTTGTCGCCGACCTGCGCGCTCACTGA
- the rfbB gene encoding dTDP-glucose 4,6-dehydratase: MRLLVTGGAGFIGANFVHSTVREHPEDSVTVLDALTYAGRRESLAGVADSIRLVEGDICDAGLVSALVAECDAVVHFAAESHVDNALDNPEPFLHTNVVGTFTILEAVRRNGVRLHHISTDEVYGDLELDDPQRFTEATPYNPSSPYSATKAGSDMLVRAWVRSYGVRATLSNCSNNYGPFQHIEKFIPRQITNVLTGRRCKLYGSGHNVRDWIHVEDHNSAVRRILEKGESGRTYLISSEGERDNLTVLRTLLQLMGRDPDDFDHVTDRVGHDLRYAIDPTLLYNELGWAPKHTNFEEGLQATIDWYRDNESWWRPIKDAAEARYEKRGQ, encoded by the coding sequence ATGCGGCTGCTAGTCACCGGGGGGGCGGGCTTTATCGGGGCGAATTTCGTGCACAGTACGGTGCGCGAACACCCCGAAGATTCCGTGACGGTCCTGGACGCGTTGACCTACGCCGGACGCCGGGAGTCACTGGCCGGCGTCGCGGACTCGATCCGGTTGGTCGAGGGCGACATCTGCGACGCCGGGCTGGTGTCGGCTCTGGTGGCCGAGTGCGACGCGGTCGTCCATTTCGCGGCCGAATCTCACGTCGACAACGCGCTGGACAACCCCGAGCCGTTCCTGCACACCAACGTGGTGGGCACCTTCACCATTCTGGAAGCGGTTCGGCGCAACGGGGTGCGACTGCACCACATCTCGACCGACGAGGTGTACGGCGACCTGGAACTCGACGACCCGCAGCGCTTCACCGAAGCCACGCCTTACAACCCGTCAAGTCCCTACTCGGCGACCAAGGCAGGCAGCGACATGCTCGTCCGGGCCTGGGTGCGGTCCTACGGTGTGCGCGCGACTCTGTCGAACTGCTCGAACAACTACGGCCCGTTCCAGCACATCGAGAAGTTCATTCCACGCCAGATCACCAACGTGCTCACGGGGCGGCGGTGCAAGCTTTACGGCAGCGGCCACAACGTGCGCGACTGGATCCACGTCGAGGACCACAACAGTGCGGTGCGGCGAATTTTGGAAAAGGGTGAGTCCGGCCGCACCTACCTGATCAGCTCGGAGGGCGAGCGGGACAACCTGACCGTGCTGCGCACGCTGCTGCAGTTGATGGGCCGCGATCCCGACGACTTCGATCACGTCACCGACCGCGTCGGCCACGATCTTCGCTATGCCATCGACCCGACCCTGCTCTACAACGAATTAGGTTGGGCGCCAAAGCACACCAACTTCGAAGAAGGGCTGCAAGCCACCATCGACTGGTACCGCGACAACGAATCATGGTGGCGGCCAATCAAAGACGCCGCAGAGGCACGCTACGAGAAGCGCGGTCAGTGA